The DNA region GCGGATGGTGGCGACTCCCCGATCCACCGGCCAGTGCCGCGTTCGAGTGTCCCGGCGTCCACTTCGAGAATTCCGGCCAGCTCGCCCTCGGACGCCCGTCCTCGTAGCCCCTGTTCGGCGGGCGTGCCCGGCGCGACGACCTCCACTGTGATGTCTCCCTCCTCGAGTCGGGCCGCGAGGCCGTCCGCGAGCACGCCCGTTCGGTCCACGAGCGCGATGCTCCGGGAGGCGTTCTGGTCTCCCATCTCCATCGCCACGGTGAAGGCGACGAAGCCGACGAGGATGACCGGCCCCGCGATCGTGCCGATCAGGAAGCCGCGCGTCCGCACGCGCTGCAGGTACTCCCGCCGTATGACGATGCCGACGTTCCTCATACGTCAGCTCCTGGGCGGGCCGTTTCGCGAGCGAAGTCGAGCCGGTCGCCGGGCGCACCTCTGGACGCGGTGACGTGCCGAACGAAGATCTCGTGGAGGCGAGGCTCCATGAGCTGGAACCGCCGCACGCGGACGCCCGACGCCACAGCCCGTTCGAGGAGGGAATGGGGATCCGCCCCGTCCTCGATCTGGACGCGAACTCCCGTGTGGGTCCTCTCCACGTTCAGGACCTCCCGCCCCCGAACCCAGCCATCATCCCCCTCGAAGTCGATCGCGACCACTCCCCCGCTTTCCTGCCGCTTCAGCTCCCTCAGGTCTCCATCCAGAATCCTCCGCGACTGGGAGATGAGACAAACCCGTTCGCAGAGGCGTTCGGCCTGATCCATGAGGTGAGTGGAAAAGAGGATGGTGACGCCCGCTTCGTGGAACTCCCGGACGATCGCCTCCATAAGGTCCTGATTGATGGGGTCGAGCCCCGAAAAAGGCTCAT from Gemmatimonadota bacterium includes:
- a CDS encoding ATP-binding cassette domain-containing protein gives rise to the protein MHQLSDDANGVAVRLQGITKDFGKLRAVSELDLEVPRGSLYGLLGPNGSGKTTTIRMIMGILRPDRGTVSLLGSDPAKTGRNRIGYLPEERGLYKAMKVLEQLVFLGQIRGMERKEAQREAARWLERLDLTDRADQKVEDLSKGMQQKVQFIGTVLHRPDLLVLDEPFSGLDPINQDLMEAIVREFHEAGVTILFSTHLMDQAERLCERVCLISQSRRILDGDLRELKRQESGGVVAIDFEGDDGWVRGREVLNVERTHTGVRVQIEDGADPHSLLERAVASGVRVRRFQLMEPRLHEIFVRHVTASRGAPGDRLDFARETARPGADV